The Pantanalinema sp. genome includes a window with the following:
- a CDS encoding AAA family ATPase, whose product MLEILIQLALTFVMIVLYAVVFCLVYARVMGGMFNRAKFDPSRETNHDVRFTDVLGVDEAKREAQEVVDFLKNAKDFERIGAKIPKGILLVGPPGTGKTLLAKAIANEAGVPFYSLSGADFVEVFVGVGASRIRSLYKKARKHPAAIVFIDEIDALGRSRSSNQFGGQEGNNTLNQFLVELDGFGRDANVITIGATNFEESLDAALLRPGRFDRKIHVGLPDLKGREALLAHYARKVKLDRGVDLRALARAAANMSGADLASVVNEASILAVRGHRSQVRHEDFSKAMERLGIGLENAGQLLSPDERRVVAFHEAGHAVVGLRTQPHKRLHKASIIPTGRHALGYTWSVEREDRHLVTREEYASELAVLMGGRVAEEMVFGEVTSGAHSDLKRATKIAELLVWELGMLGGFPVNYKELSCSEATRERLDRAVEQLLREAYEQAREVLVERRSDLDRLAQGLLDHEVLYENDIQAVLRGLRPERNAPDGDRNEWVA is encoded by the coding sequence ATGCTCGAGATCCTCATCCAACTCGCCCTCACCTTCGTCATGATCGTGCTGTACGCCGTGGTCTTCTGCCTGGTGTACGCGCGGGTGATGGGGGGGATGTTCAACCGCGCCAAGTTCGACCCCAGCCGCGAGACCAACCACGACGTGCGCTTCACGGACGTGCTCGGCGTCGACGAGGCCAAGCGCGAGGCCCAGGAGGTCGTCGACTTCCTCAAGAACGCCAAGGACTTCGAGCGGATCGGCGCCAAGATCCCCAAGGGGATCCTGCTGGTCGGGCCGCCCGGCACCGGCAAGACCCTCCTGGCCAAGGCGATCGCCAACGAGGCCGGAGTGCCATTCTACTCTCTTTCCGGCGCCGACTTCGTCGAGGTCTTCGTGGGAGTGGGCGCCAGCCGGATCCGCTCCCTCTACAAGAAGGCCCGCAAGCACCCCGCCGCCATCGTCTTCATCGACGAGATCGACGCCCTGGGGCGCTCGCGCAGCAGCAACCAGTTCGGCGGCCAGGAGGGAAACAACACCCTCAACCAGTTCCTGGTCGAGCTGGACGGCTTCGGGCGCGACGCCAACGTGATCACCATCGGGGCGACCAACTTCGAGGAGTCGCTCGACGCGGCCCTCCTGCGGCCGGGCCGCTTCGACCGCAAGATCCACGTGGGGCTGCCCGACCTCAAGGGGCGCGAGGCGCTGCTTGCGCACTACGCCCGCAAGGTGAAGCTCGACCGCGGCGTGGACCTGCGCGCCCTGGCGCGGGCCGCCGCCAACATGAGCGGGGCGGATCTGGCCTCGGTGGTCAACGAGGCCTCGATCCTCGCCGTGCGGGGCCATCGCTCGCAGGTGCGGCACGAGGACTTCTCGAAGGCCATGGAGCGCCTGGGGATCGGGCTGGAGAACGCCGGGCAGCTCCTGAGCCCCGACGAGCGCCGGGTGGTCGCCTTCCACGAGGCGGGGCACGCGGTGGTCGGCCTGCGCACCCAGCCCCACAAGCGCCTGCACAAGGCCTCGATCATCCCCACCGGCCGCCACGCCCTGGGCTACACCTGGTCGGTAGAGCGCGAGGACCGGCACCTGGTCACCCGCGAGGAGTACGCCTCGGAGCTCGCCGTGCTGATGGGGGGGCGCGTCGCCGAGGAGATGGTCTTCGGCGAGGTGACCAGCGGCGCCCACTCGGACCTCAAGCGCGCCACCAAGATCGCGGAGCTGCTGGTCTGGGAGCTCGGGATGCTCGGGGGCTTTCCGGTCAACTACAAGGAGCTGAGCTGCTCCGAGGCCACCCGCGAGCGGCTGGACCGGGCCGTCGAGCAGCTCCTGCGCGAGGCCTACGAGCAGGCCCGCGAGGTGCTCGTCGAGCGCCGATCGGACCTGGATCGCCTCGCCCAGGGCCTCCTGGACCACGAGGTCCTCTACGAGAACGACATCCAGGCCGTCCTGCGCGGGCTGAGGCCCGAGCGCAACGCCCCGGACGGCGATCGCAACGAGTGGGTGGCCTGA
- a CDS encoding ATP-binding protein encodes MRVQSRILLGYSPVLAILAALLALAITASYLAALASDRAFDRTLPAIVGGEELLSLARNLEALEYVYFLEASMPGRARSAMAEFDRTSQEFDGYYRGILAVADTPVERRHLAEIDRAYKAFIAIDHQIRVRLAEGRVAEAQHLNVTESLLAYDRFSQAASALVVYNRRHLVEARAAIAQRRNTALALLGAGGVLALMLGLWVGARLARDLSRPLAELGQAADRLAGGDFALMPPSREVRGITEVRKLYDALAWMARSLEGLTRDLREANAGLERKVAERTAALEEAKRELEATVAELRSLDKLKSDFLSVVSHELLTPINFVTGYGSTLSEGLLGDLSAEQRAAVDKMLEGAARLTRIVRNLLDYTRLEAGELRIHAQPVDVAELLEGQIAELAPQFERKELALSLLLSPDLPPVWGDPARVHQVLSELLDNAAKFTGSGGSVRVRARRAQGAVEIEVSDTGIGIAPDVLPRIFDRFYQGDSSSTRAYGGTGIGLTLAKQLAEGMEGELAIASTLGEGTRAILRLRPA; translated from the coding sequence ATGCGCGTTCAGTCCCGCATCCTCCTCGGCTACAGCCCGGTGCTCGCCATCCTCGCGGCGCTCCTGGCGCTGGCGATCACGGCGAGCTACCTCGCGGCCCTCGCCTCCGATCGGGCCTTCGACAGGACCCTGCCCGCCATCGTGGGGGGCGAGGAGCTCCTCTCCTTGGCGCGCAACCTGGAGGCGCTCGAGTACGTCTACTTCCTCGAGGCGTCGATGCCGGGCCGGGCCAGGAGCGCCATGGCCGAGTTCGATCGGACGAGCCAGGAGTTCGACGGCTACTATCGGGGCATCCTGGCCGTCGCGGACACGCCCGTCGAGCGGCGCCACCTCGCCGAAATCGACCGGGCCTACAAGGCCTTCATCGCGATCGATCACCAGATCCGCGTGCGCCTGGCCGAGGGGCGGGTCGCCGAGGCCCAGCACCTCAACGTCACCGAGTCCCTGCTGGCTTACGACCGCTTCTCGCAGGCCGCGAGCGCCCTGGTCGTCTACAACCGTCGGCACCTCGTCGAGGCGCGCGCCGCCATCGCGCAGCGCCGGAACACCGCGCTCGCCCTGCTCGGCGCAGGAGGCGTCCTGGCCCTGATGCTCGGGCTCTGGGTCGGCGCGCGGCTCGCGCGCGACCTCTCGCGGCCCCTGGCCGAGCTCGGCCAGGCCGCCGACCGGCTCGCGGGGGGGGACTTCGCGCTCATGCCGCCGAGCCGCGAGGTCCGGGGCATCACCGAGGTCCGGAAGCTGTACGACGCCCTGGCCTGGATGGCCCGCTCGCTCGAGGGCCTCACCCGCGATTTGCGCGAGGCCAACGCGGGCCTCGAGCGCAAGGTGGCCGAGCGAACCGCCGCGCTGGAGGAGGCCAAGCGCGAGCTCGAGGCCACCGTCGCGGAGCTGCGATCGCTCGACAAGCTCAAGAGCGACTTCCTCTCGGTGGTCAGCCACGAGCTGCTGACCCCCATCAACTTTGTGACCGGCTACGGCTCGACCCTGAGCGAAGGCCTGCTCGGCGACTTGAGCGCCGAGCAGCGCGCGGCCGTGGACAAGATGCTCGAGGGGGCCGCGCGGCTGACGCGGATCGTGCGCAACCTGCTCGACTACACCCGGCTGGAAGCGGGCGAACTGCGCATCCACGCCCAGCCCGTCGACGTGGCCGAGCTCCTGGAGGGCCAGATCGCCGAGCTCGCGCCTCAGTTCGAGCGCAAGGAGCTCGCGCTCTCGCTCCTTCTTTCGCCCGACCTGCCCCCCGTCTGGGGGGATCCGGCGCGCGTCCACCAGGTGCTGAGCGAGCTGCTCGACAACGCCGCCAAGTTCACGGGAAGCGGCGGGAGCGTGAGGGTCCGGGCGAGGCGCGCGCAGGGCGCCGTGGAGATCGAGGTGAGCGACACCGGCATCGGCATCGCGCCCGACGTGCTGCCGCGGATCTTCGATCGCTTCTACCAGGGGGACTCGAGCAGCACGCGCGCCTACGGCGGGACCGGGATCGGCCTGACGCTCGCCAAGCAACTCGCCGAGGGCATGGAAGGCGAGCTTGCAATCGCAAGCACCCTCGGCGAGGGGACCCGGGCGATCCTGAGGTTGCGCCCGGCCTAG
- a CDS encoding Hsp20/alpha crystallin family protein has product MDRFNRWQNVSPALLRTLDDLRTEFQQALGPAAIPAGNWSPAVDAFETEAEWVFLVELAGLKQEDIRLLLDGDELTLAGERPYAEPEGAKAHRVERTYGSFQRTFRLPSGTNHERLKASLKEGVLTLRLPKVEAGRSRSIPISMEE; this is encoded by the coding sequence ATGGATCGTTTCAACCGCTGGCAGAACGTCTCCCCGGCGCTTTTGCGCACCCTCGACGACCTGCGTACCGAGTTCCAGCAGGCGCTGGGGCCCGCCGCGATCCCCGCCGGCAACTGGTCGCCCGCCGTTGACGCGTTCGAGACCGAGGCCGAGTGGGTGTTCCTGGTCGAGCTCGCGGGCCTCAAGCAGGAGGACATCCGGCTTCTCCTCGACGGCGACGAGCTGACGCTCGCGGGAGAGCGCCCCTACGCGGAGCCCGAGGGCGCCAAGGCCCATCGCGTCGAGCGGACCTACGGCTCCTTCCAGCGCACCTTCCGGCTGCCGAGCGGCACCAACCACGAGCGCCTCAAGGCGAGCCTCAAGGAGGGCGTCCTGACCCTGCGGCTGCCCAAGGTCGAGGCGGGCCGCTCCCGTTCGATCCCGATCAGCATGGAAGAGTAG
- the leuS gene encoding leucine--tRNA ligase, whose amino-acid sequence MSKYDPSVIEPKWQAYWDAHKTFKATLDASKPKYYVLDMFPYPSGAGLHVGHPEGYTATDIVSRYKRMKGFNVLHPMGWDAFGLPAEQHALDTGEHPREITKRNIANFKRQIKSLGFSYDWDREFSTTDPDYYRWTQWIFLQLYNKGLAYVAEVPVNWCPALGTVLANEEVIDGKSERGGHPVVRKPMRQWMLKITAYADRLIEDLAELDWPESVLEMQRHWIGRSEGAEIDFKVAGTKFSFTVFTSRPDTLFGATYCVLAPEHPLVDRIATAEQFDAVQAYKEQASRKSDLDRTDLAKEKTGVFTGAFAVNPVNGEEVPVWIADYVLATYGTGAIMAVPGHDQRDYEFAKAMGLSIREVIQGGNLDEAAYSGDGPHVNSGFLDGLGLEEAKAKMIAWLEAEGVGKKKVNYRLRDWLFSRQRYWGEPIPVVHHADGSIQPLDEAMLPLVLPETDEIKPSGTGESPLANIHDWVNITVPSGAEVRRETNTMPQWAGSCWYYLRFMDPKNPDAAVSKEAEQYWGPVDLYIGGAEHAVLHLLYARFWHKVLYDLGVVSTKEPFKKLFNQGMILGENNEKMSKSRGNVVNPDDVVNEYGADTLRLYEMFMGPLEAAKPWNTQNVEGSFRFLARLYRLVVAENGLNPAIKDVSATEASELNRTLHKTIKKVGADIEGLRFNTAISALMILVNEAYKAAVLPKGIVEAMVLMVAPFAPHLAEELWSLLGHSETLAYVPFPAYDEAMTVEAEVELAIQINGKIKGKVVVPADADQASILGLAKQVDGIPEQLAGKAIVKEIVVPGRLVNLVIK is encoded by the coding sequence ATGTCGAAGTACGATCCGTCCGTCATCGAACCCAAGTGGCAGGCCTACTGGGATGCCCACAAGACCTTCAAGGCCACCCTGGATGCGTCCAAGCCCAAGTACTACGTCCTCGACATGTTCCCCTACCCCTCGGGGGCGGGCCTCCACGTGGGCCACCCCGAGGGCTACACGGCGACCGACATCGTCTCGCGCTACAAGCGCATGAAGGGCTTCAACGTCCTGCACCCCATGGGCTGGGACGCCTTCGGCCTGCCCGCCGAGCAGCACGCCCTTGATACCGGCGAGCATCCGCGCGAGATCACCAAGCGCAACATCGCGAACTTCAAGCGCCAGATCAAGAGCCTCGGCTTCTCCTACGACTGGGACCGCGAGTTCAGCACCACCGACCCGGACTACTACCGCTGGACCCAGTGGATCTTCCTCCAGCTCTACAACAAGGGCCTCGCCTACGTGGCCGAGGTCCCCGTCAACTGGTGCCCGGCCCTCGGAACGGTGCTGGCCAACGAGGAGGTCATCGACGGCAAGAGCGAGCGCGGCGGTCATCCGGTCGTCCGCAAGCCCATGCGCCAGTGGATGCTCAAGATCACGGCCTACGCCGATCGCCTGATCGAGGACCTCGCCGAGCTCGACTGGCCCGAGAGCGTCCTCGAGATGCAGCGTCACTGGATCGGTCGCTCCGAGGGCGCCGAGATCGACTTCAAGGTGGCCGGCACCAAGTTCTCCTTCACCGTCTTCACCAGCCGCCCCGACACCCTCTTCGGCGCGACCTACTGCGTGCTCGCCCCCGAGCATCCCTTGGTCGATCGCATCGCGACGGCCGAGCAGTTCGACGCGGTGCAGGCCTACAAGGAGCAGGCCTCGCGCAAGAGCGACCTGGATCGCACGGACCTGGCCAAGGAGAAGACCGGCGTCTTCACCGGCGCCTTCGCCGTCAACCCGGTCAACGGCGAGGAGGTCCCGGTCTGGATCGCGGACTACGTGCTTGCGACCTACGGCACCGGCGCCATCATGGCGGTACCCGGCCACGACCAGCGCGACTACGAGTTCGCCAAGGCCATGGGGCTTTCCATCCGCGAGGTGATCCAGGGCGGGAACCTCGACGAGGCCGCCTACTCGGGCGACGGCCCCCACGTCAACTCGGGCTTCCTCGACGGCCTCGGCCTCGAGGAGGCCAAGGCGAAGATGATCGCCTGGCTCGAGGCCGAGGGGGTCGGCAAGAAGAAGGTCAACTACCGCCTGCGCGACTGGCTCTTCAGCCGCCAGCGCTACTGGGGCGAGCCCATCCCGGTCGTCCACCACGCCGACGGCTCCATCCAGCCCCTCGACGAGGCCATGCTGCCCTTGGTGCTGCCCGAGACCGACGAGATCAAGCCGAGCGGCACCGGCGAGAGCCCCTTGGCGAACATCCACGACTGGGTGAACATCACCGTGCCCTCGGGCGCCGAGGTCCGCCGCGAGACCAATACCATGCCTCAGTGGGCCGGCTCGTGCTGGTACTACCTGCGCTTCATGGACCCCAAGAACCCGGACGCGGCGGTCTCCAAGGAGGCCGAGCAGTACTGGGGCCCGGTCGATCTCTACATCGGCGGCGCCGAGCACGCGGTCCTGCACCTCCTGTACGCACGCTTCTGGCACAAGGTCCTGTACGACCTGGGGGTCGTGTCGACCAAGGAGCCCTTCAAGAAGCTCTTCAACCAGGGCATGATCCTGGGCGAGAACAACGAGAAGATGTCCAAGTCGCGCGGCAACGTCGTCAACCCGGACGACGTGGTCAACGAGTACGGCGCCGACACCCTGCGCCTCTACGAGATGTTCATGGGGCCCCTCGAGGCCGCAAAGCCCTGGAACACCCAGAACGTGGAGGGCTCGTTCCGCTTCCTGGCGCGTCTCTACCGCCTGGTCGTCGCCGAGAACGGCCTCAACCCCGCCATCAAGGACGTGAGCGCGACCGAGGCCAGCGAGCTCAACCGCACGCTGCACAAGACCATCAAGAAGGTCGGCGCCGACATCGAGGGCCTGCGCTTCAACACGGCGATCAGCGCCCTGATGATCCTGGTCAACGAGGCCTACAAGGCGGCTGTCCTTCCCAAGGGCATCGTCGAGGCCATGGTCCTGATGGTCGCGCCCTTCGCGCCCCACCTGGCCGAGGAGCTGTGGAGCCTCCTGGGCCATTCCGAGACCCTCGCCTACGTTCCCTTCCCCGCCTACGACGAGGCCATGACGGTCGAGGCGGAGGTGGAGCTGGCCATCCAGATCAACGGCAAGATCAAGGGCAAGGTCGTGGTCCCGGCCGATGCCGACCAGGCGTCGATCCTGGGTCTGGCCAAGCAGGTCGACGGCATCCCCGAGCAGCTCGCGGGCAAGGCGATCGTCAAGGAGATCGTGGTTCCCGGGAGGTTGGTCAACCTGGTGATCAAGTAA
- a CDS encoding hemerythrin domain-containing protein, with translation MSLQITTLITQHKHMLELVTAISGMSPEKDAAAIATKLGSLGQALTAHLATEDRDLYPALRAAAEKPGAPLSLKTSVKTFFEEMEGIKPKVVSFLGKWNAGTIAAQPAAFRSEFGALTHVLGTRISNEEARLYNLYSSYVN, from the coding sequence ATGAGTCTCCAGATCACGACCCTCATCACCCAGCACAAGCACATGCTGGAGCTCGTCACCGCCATCAGCGGGATGAGCCCCGAGAAGGACGCGGCCGCCATCGCCACGAAGCTCGGCAGCCTGGGACAGGCGCTCACGGCCCACCTCGCGACCGAGGACCGGGACCTCTACCCAGCGCTGCGCGCTGCGGCCGAGAAGCCTGGCGCTCCCTTGAGCCTCAAGACCAGTGTCAAGACCTTCTTCGAGGAGATGGAGGGGATCAAGCCCAAGGTCGTCAGCTTCCTGGGCAAGTGGAACGCCGGCACGATCGCCGCCCAGCCGGCCGCGTTCCGCAGCGAGTTCGGCGCGCTCACCCACGTGCTCGGCACCCGCATCTCCAACGAGGAGGCCCGGCTCTACAACCTCTACTCCTCATACGTCAACTAA
- a CDS encoding methyl-accepting chemotaxis protein encodes MAAGTLAGGWLWHHGAWAIALLLCLPLGAGLGWAGHLAAERHALKRLRTTLQAMEQPSSTALATAVGDAQLARGFQALVARHADLGCQMEELVERLHRGVGRLQAEAIALRLRVGEGLDESTFPLAALRGEFARVAGDSQQMLSGMEEMSGAIEELVGDITAVGGSASTLTMTIESTSQAITQMAATTQQVLESVTSAYRIAERASGVAQDGQETVSQTVTGMAQVNQVMGEILAVIGHLDTGSTQVGSIIEVIDDIADQTNLLALNAAIEAARVGEAGRGFAVVADEVRKLAERSATATKQIGDIIRSIQGHIQQATGLAWQGDQAMRTGLELAGRAGESLQGIVSEVAQMRAVIATIAEATHEQAEVSERINATVSSDATLCLSTLTRQVAEAASRQTQKADHVTSSLDSLYTLGLQINSASQGGDVPAPDFPLDSTFAPLARTLETLAEVLASPGDASVPVAAIVPKAPDLQASIRKEAP; translated from the coding sequence ATGGCTGCAGGCACGCTCGCCGGGGGGTGGCTCTGGCACCACGGCGCTTGGGCGATCGCCCTGCTGCTCTGCCTCCCGCTCGGCGCAGGCCTGGGCTGGGCTGGACACCTCGCCGCCGAGCGCCATGCCCTCAAGCGCCTGCGCACGACGCTGCAAGCGATGGAGCAGCCTTCTTCCACGGCGCTTGCGACGGCCGTCGGCGATGCCCAGCTGGCAAGAGGCTTCCAGGCGCTCGTCGCCCGCCACGCAGACCTTGGCTGTCAGATGGAGGAGCTCGTCGAGCGGCTCCACCGCGGGGTCGGGCGTCTCCAAGCGGAGGCGATCGCGCTCCGGCTCAGGGTCGGCGAAGGGCTCGACGAGTCCACCTTCCCGCTGGCTGCCCTGCGGGGCGAGTTCGCTCGGGTCGCAGGGGACAGCCAGCAGATGCTCTCCGGCATGGAGGAGATGAGCGGCGCGATCGAGGAGCTGGTGGGGGACATCACCGCGGTCGGCGGCAGCGCGAGCACCCTGACCATGACCATCGAGAGCACGTCGCAGGCCATCACCCAGATGGCCGCAACCACCCAGCAGGTGCTCGAAAGCGTGACCTCGGCCTATCGGATCGCCGAGCGCGCGAGCGGTGTCGCCCAGGATGGGCAGGAGACCGTCAGCCAGACCGTCACCGGCATGGCACAGGTCAACCAGGTCATGGGGGAGATCCTGGCGGTCATCGGCCACCTCGACACCGGCTCCACGCAGGTCGGCTCCATCATCGAGGTCATCGACGACATCGCCGACCAGACCAACCTTCTGGCCCTCAACGCTGCCATCGAGGCGGCACGGGTCGGCGAAGCGGGCCGGGGGTTCGCGGTGGTGGCGGACGAAGTCCGGAAGCTCGCCGAGCGCTCGGCGACGGCCACCAAGCAGATCGGCGACATCATCCGGAGCATCCAGGGCCACATCCAACAGGCAACCGGCCTGGCCTGGCAGGGGGATCAGGCCATGCGCACGGGGCTCGAGCTCGCCGGCCGCGCCGGGGAGTCCCTGCAGGGCATCGTCAGCGAGGTCGCTCAGATGCGGGCGGTGATCGCCACCATCGCCGAGGCCACCCATGAGCAAGCCGAGGTCTCGGAGCGGATCAACGCCACTGTCAGCTCGGACGCCACCCTCTGTCTGAGCACCCTGACCCGGCAAGTGGCGGAGGCGGCCAGCAGGCAGACCCAGAAGGCCGACCACGTGACCAGCAGCCTGGACTCCCTCTACACGCTGGGACTCCAGATCAATTCCGCGAGCCAGGGAGGAGACGTCCCCGCCCCGGACTTCCCCCTCGATTCCACCTTCGCCCCCCTGGCCAGGACCCTCGAAACCTTGGCAGAGGTCCTCGCCTCCCCCGGCGACGCGAGCGTCCCGGTGGCGGCCATCGTTCCAAAGGCGCCTGACCTCCAGGCCTCGATCAGAAAGGAAGCCCCATGA